The following proteins come from a genomic window of Micromonas commoda chromosome 2, complete sequence:
- a CDS encoding Drug/Metabolite transporter superfamily (nucleotide-sugar), with translation MKRRDGPVRDNTLWTWLPVGAQVLLAALANVASSSTLTVFNAWIFRQGYHYQWSLIVVQQMVCAIFAVAQVACIPGEARRVRISRKDYAATLLPFSVVVSLKLYVQNRAFELVSPAFYAMIASTLPVGVTALSVAVGAEPFRVATCVAAGVVALGGAMIHAGEVALSPVGFALTLVAMSLDVARLVLVQRLVQPLGLSSVGLMLLSAPLQCVIAAIGAAVLESGSVAAAASAGEFTALAWSLVFLNGALAVVVNLVIFVFVKVASAVAVAVTTPFKDLAVVLLSDQFVVRRTETTTSIVGFALACAASLGYNVWNIGVKERERRDRETRERCAEQYAPLTGGSGSATDSRLKFTPMEEDGEEDEFDEEVDAHAGVWRIADAHNATLACVGTAVLVTCAAILAQLDYSAVMGR, from the coding sequence atgaagcggcgcgacggaccgGTCAGGGATAACACCCTGTGGACGTGGCTCCCCGTGGGCGCGCAGGttctcctcgcggcgctcgccaacgtggcgtcgagctccacGCTGACGGTGTTCAACGCGTGGATCTTCCGCCAGGGGTACCACTACCAGTGGTCTCTCATCGTCGTGCAGCAGATGGTGTGCGCCAtcttcgcggtggcgcaggtGGCGTGCATTccgggcgaggcgcgacgggTGCGAATCTCGCGCAAGGAttacgccgcgacgctcctcCCATTCTCCGTGGTGGTCTCCCTGAAGCTGTACGTGCAAAACAGGGCGTTCGAGCTGGTATCCCCCGCTTTCTACGCCATGATCGCGTCCACGCtccccgtcggcgtcaccgcgctcagCGTGGCGGTCGGAGCCGAGCCCTTCCGCGTCGCCacctgcgtcgcggcgggcgtcgtcgccctcgggggcgcgatgatccacgccggcgaggtgGCGCTGTCCCCCGTAGGATTCGCGCtcaccctcgtcgccatgagcctggacgtcgcgaggctgGTGCTGGTGCAGCGACTGGTGCAGCCGCTCGGGCTGAGCAGCGTCGGCCTCATGCTCCTCTCCGCCCCGCTGCAGTGCGTCATCGCggccatcggcgcggcggtgctggaatcgggctccgtcgccgccgcggcgagcgccggggaGTTCACCGCGCTGGCCTGGTCGCTGGTGTTCCTcaacggcgcgctcgcggtggtggtcAACCTGGTGATATTCGTCTTCGTCAAGGTGgcatccgcggtggcggtggccgTGACGACGCCCTTCAAGGACCTGGCCGTCGTGTTGCTCTCGGACCAATTCGTGGTGCGGCGGAccgagacgacgacgtccatcGTCGGCTTTGCGCTGGCGTGTGCAGCGTCGCTGGGGTACAACGTGTGGAACATAGGCGTCAAGGAGAGGGAGAGGAGGGATCGGGAGACGCGGGAGCGGTGTGCGGAGCAGTACGCGCCGCTGACGGGTGGGTCCGGGAGTGCGACGGACTCGCGTCTGAAGTTTACGCcgatggaggaggatggggaggaggacgaattcgacgaggaggtggacgcgcacgccgggGTGTGGcggatcgccgacgcgcacaACGCGACGCTGGCGTGCGTGGGAACCGCGGTGCTggtgacgtgcgcggcgatcctcgcgcAATTGGACTACAGCGCGGTGATGGGGCGTTGA
- the XK-RPE gene encoding sugar kinase and ribulose phosphate 3 epimerase, fused (Fusion of two proteins both involved in carbon metabolism:a sugar/xylulose kinase in the first half of the CDS and ribulose-phosphate 3 epimerase in the 3'half; RPE catalyses the conversion of D-ribulose 5-phosphate into D-xylulose 5-phosphate.), with protein sequence MAKYVVGVDGGTGGIRAGLFEIATGEPVGFADTPYETRYPQPGWAEQDPNDWWVGMGSSVRKVLADAGVAAADVAGICCDTTCCTVVALDDAGDPLMPCILWMDMRAAEQTEQVLATGDVALRVNSDGAGPVSAEWMVPKALWLKQNRPELFARAAKVCEYQDYVNLKLTGRYCASANNVAVRWHFVDGKPPTTLLAKLGMPELAEKWPKDVVQMGHAVAPLSEAAAAHLGLDAGIPVAQGGADAFVAMVGLGTVRPGQLALITGSSHLHLGVTEGEFHGRGIWGTYSGALVGERSHVVEGGQTSTGSVVNWFKTMCGGREGFYDEVNAAAALIPPGCEGLVMQEHLQGNRTPHVDPLSRGVVSGLTLRHGRAHVYRSILEGISFGTRLIFDAMRANGYLPAAVVVAGGATRSDLWLQIHADVAGIPFKRTKCADAPALGSAILAAVAAGAHGGDVFTAVDAMVHEEGVVMPRPEVHALYAKPYAAYKATYAATKQLIRRQGKSAEGVNPAPRANSLGDTSPGPRATVCPSLLSADQGNLAGDVSRMIAEGADWLHVDIMDGHFVPNLTIGPPVVAHLRSQAPEAFLDCHLSCTNPDALIDGLAVVKASSVTFHFEVMEDAAACAHLAGRIRSLGMRAAVALKPGTPIESVYPLVDASPPAVDMVLCLSVEPGFGGQKFNPEVCAKVRTLRRRCPDLDIQMDGGVNTDTVGAAAAAGANVLVAGSAVFGSPEPSRVIADLRRAVVEAKAEKPWLEE encoded by the coding sequence ATGGCGAAGTACGTGGTCGGCGTGGATGGCGGAACCGGCGGcatccgcgcgggtctctTCGAGATCGCCACGGGTGAACCCGTCGGATTCGCCGATACCCCCTACGAGACCAGGTACCCCCAGCCCGGATGGGCGGAGCAGGATCCGAACGACTGGTGGGTCGGGATGGGATCGTCCGTTCGCAAggtgctcgcggacgccggcgtcgccgccgctgacgtgGCGGGAATCTGCTGCGACACCACGTGTTGCACCGTGGtcgcgctggacgacgcgggcgacccgCTCATGCCGTGTATCCTGTGGATGGacatgcgcgccgcggagcagacCGAGCAGGTgctcgccaccggcgacgtcgcgctccgcgtcaACAGCGACGGAGCCGGGCCCGTCAGCGCCGAGTGGATGGTCCCGAAGGCGCTCTGGCTCAAGCAGAACCGGCCCGAGCtcttcgcccgcgccgcgaaggtgtGCGAGTACCAGGATTACGTCAACCTCAAGCTCACCGGGCGGTACTGCGCGTCCGCGAACAACGTCGCCGTGCGATGGCACTTCGTCGACGGCAAACCCCCTACGACCCtgctcgcgaagctcggcatgccggagctcgcggagaagtGGCCGAAGGACGTCGTGCAGATGGgccacgcggtggcgccgctgtcggaggcggccgcggcgcacctgggcctcgacgccggcatcCCGGtggcgcagggcggcgccgatgcctTCGTCGCGATGGTCGGCCTCGGGACCGTTCGACCCGGTCAACTCGCGCTCATCACCGGCTCCTCTCACCTCCACCTCGGGGTGACCGAGGGCGAGTTCCACGGCCGGGGGATATGGGGCACGTACTCCGGCGCGCTGGTCGGGGAACGCAGCCACGTGGTCGAGGGAGGACAGACGTCGACGGGCTCGGTGGTGAACTGGTTCAAGACGATgtgcggcgggcgcgagggtttCTACGACGaggtcaacgccgccgcggcgctgatcCCGCCCGGGTGCGAGGGCCTCGTGATGCAGGAGCACCTGCAGGGGAATAGAACCCCGCACGTGGACCCGctgtcgcgcggcgtcgtctccggtCTCACGCTGCGACACGGGCGGGCGCACGTGTACCGTTCCATCCTGGAGGGAATCTCCTTCGGCACGAGGCTCATCTtcgacgcgatgcgcgcgaacggatacctccccgccgccgtcgtcgtcgccggaggcgcgacgcgatcggacCTCTGGCTGCAGAtccacgcggacgtcgcggggatCCCGTTCAAGCGAACCAAatgcgccgacgcccccgcgctcggctccgctatcctcgccgccgtcgccgcgggagcgcacggcggcgacgtgttcaccgcggtcgacgcgatggTGCACGAGGAGGGAGTGGTCATGCCTCGACCCGAAGTGCACGCGTTGTACGCGAAGCCGTACGCCGCGTACAAGGCGAcgtacgccgcgacgaagcaGCTCATCCGACGGCAGGGCAAGTCCGCGGAGGGCGTCAatcccgcgccgagggcaaACAGTCTCGGGGACACCTCCCCGGGCCCTCGCGCCACCGTGTGCCCGTCGTTGCTGTCCGCGGACCAGGGTAACCTCGCGGGGGACGTGTCAAGGATGATCGCGGAGGGAGCGGACTGGCTCCACGTGGACATCATGGACGGCCACTTTGTCCCGAACTTGACAATCGGGccgccggtggtggcgcACCTCAGGTCGCAGGCGCCCGAGGCGTTCCTGGACTGCCACCTGTCCTGCACCAACCCCGACGCGCTGATCGacggcctcgccgtcgtcaaggCCTCGTCGGTGACCTTTCACTTCGAGGTgatggaggacgccgccgcgtgcgcccaCCTCGCCGGAAGGATCCGCTCGCTCGGCATGCGGGCCGCCGTTGCGCTCAAACCCGGCACTCCGATCGAATCCGTCTACccgctcgtggacgcgtcccctcccgcggtggacatggTCCTGTGCCTGAGCGTCGAGCCGGGTTTCGGCGGCCAAAAGTTCAACCCCGAGGTGTGCGCGAAGGTGAGGACgctgcggcgtcggtgcccgGACCTCGACATTCAGATGGACGGCGGGGTGAACACGGACACGGTgggcgcagccgccgcggcgggagcgaacGTGCTGGTGGCCGGGAGCGCGGTGTTCGGCTCGCCCGAACCCTCGCGAGTCATCGCGGATCTgaggcgcgcggtggtggaggcgAAAGCCGAGAAACCGTGGTTGGAGGAGTAA
- a CDS encoding Drug/Metabolite transporter superfamily (UDP-galactose:UMP antiporter) — translation MTKLPAASGRRARASIINRDVFPHAEGARVTPTYMASERATRATARSIKMGASASKPATTATGGPSSGKHKEAKLALAVGGIFFAFSTFAVMQEDVYATKHGPKGEKFTHTFLVLLVERAVNTAVGALGCAAFGRTGIDVPIREILVSGVSQMLAMATGNEALRYVSFATQVLGKSCKMVPVMIGGVAAGRKYPTSQYLQVLVVTLGVVVFNMGKSKPKSAADNSAFGLGLIALSLGADFVTAMLQDHVKAATRRRNPRVTNAKTSMFESMAWTNAGGFVAALLTCLATGQLADGIEFTRRHPAVANAIGAYALSSVVGQLFVYFTITEFDSLVLSTVTTTRKIFSTVYSALRKPENALNTTQWGGCGLVFAALGYELLEKYLRRGGKRVKKA, via the coding sequence ATGACGAAGCTTCCGGCCGCTTCCGgcagacgggcgcgggcgagcatCATCAATCGCGATGTTTTCCCACACGCGGAGGGCGCAAGGGTAACACCCACATACATGGCTTCGGAGAGGGCCACGAGAGCCACAGCTCGGTCAATCAAAATGggagcgtccgcgtccaagcccgcgacgaccgcgacgggcggtccATCGAGCGGCAAACACAAGGaggcgaagctcgcgctGGCGGTGGGCGGAATCTTCTTCGCGTTCTCCACGTTCGCCGTGATGCAGGAAGACGTGTACGCCACCAAGCACGGCCCCAAAGGGGAGAAGTTCACCCATACTTTCCTCGTGCTGCTCGTGGAAAGGGCGGTGAAcacggcggtgggcgcgctcgggtgcgccgcgttcggccgAACCGGCATCGACGTTCCGATCCGCGAGATCCTCGTGAGCGGCGTGTCGCAGATGCTCGCGATGGCCACCGGGAACGAGGCGCTGCGGTACGTCTCCTTCGCCACGCAGGTCCTCGGCAAGTCCTGCAAGATGGTGCCCGTCAtgatcggcggcgtcgccgcgggcaggAAGTACCCGACGTCCCAGTACCTccaggtcctcgtcgtcaccctcggcgtcgtcgtgttcAACATGGGCAAGTCCAAGCCAaaatccgccgccgacaacAGCGCcttcggcctcggcctcatCGCGCtgtccctcggcgcggacttCGTCACCGCCATGCTCCAGGATCACGTCAAGGCCgccacgcgacgccgcaACCCGCGCGTGACCAACGCCAAGACGTCCATGTTCGAGTCGATGGCGTGGACCAACGCTGGTgggttcgtcgcggcgttgctCACGTGTTTGGCGACggggcagctcgcggacgggATCGAGTTCACGCGCCGacaccccgccgtcgcgaacgccatcggcgcgtacgcgttgtcgtccgtcgtcggccAGCTGTTCGTGTACTTCACCATCACCGAGTTCGACTCGCTGGTGCTGAgcacggtgacgacgacgcggaagaTCTTCAGCACGGTGTACAGCGCGCTTCGAAAGCCGGAAAACGCGCTCAACACTACGCAGTGGGGGGGATGCGGCCTGGTGTTCGCGGCGTTAGGGTACGAGCTGCTGGAGAAGTACCTTCGCAGGGGGGGTAAGCGCGTGAAGAAGGCGTGA
- a CDS encoding cathepsin (Has two conserved domains: Cathepsin propeptide inhibitor domain (I29). This domain is found at the N-terminus of some C1 peptidases such as Cathepsin L where it acts as a propeptide), translating to MKRFVTILAALALALVLLAPSDVQARQHASSARSSVGSTGSHVGHRHSDAFLGFMDKHGKNYCGETHPNACETSMLREEIFNRNKKMVEAHNANPDRTFNMALGKFADLSEEEFERVHLRYRPSAARVAKVADELTYEKVASYLGEAVAAAGASQAQLEARIEEESGKQFSWTTPPNGYNAVVTPVHNQQDICASCWAFVTADSVASRWAVLNGGQVPVEDMSVKQLMACDTQDNGCNTGNMYTAYDWIGDNGGLSSRRDYNDPKYVSAGPEDDDTATCRDDPDLRLSLDTPAMCDIKMTGGNVALMEAVRGAGPIAIGINANNLQFYESGVINAASCPPAGRGIQSINHAALLVGWGEENGVKYWLVKNSYGLDFGENGFFRLERAAPSPDTLFGTCGLLFESVYPVVIRAGDQADEGTLRSQCTEGSVFKQDYYRNEADNPGAAASAMAEAEAALSASLGKMSARGAALGAAPWRVSVARDVNRRWEGLTTFAAGASLVVVAAAGVALVGARLAVGRRERERETIPLIR from the exons ATGAAGCGCTTCGTGacgatcctcgcggcgctcgcgctcgcgctcgtgctcctcGCACCTTCCGATGTGCAGGCGAGGCAGCACGCGAgttcggcgcggtcgtccgtCGGTTCGACGGGTTCTCACGTCGGCCACAGGCACAGCGACGCGTTTCTGGGCTTCATGGACAAGCACGGGAAGAACTACTGCGGCGAGACCCACCCGAACGCGTGCGAGACGTCCATGCtgag GGAGGAGATCTTCAACCGTAACAAGAAGATGGTCGAGGCGCACAACGCCAACCCAG ACCGCACGTTCAACATGGCGCTCGGCAAGTTCGCCGATCTgagcgaggaggagttcGAGCGCGTGCACCTCCGCTAccgcccctccgccgcgcgcgtcgccaaggTTGCCGACGAGCTCACGTACGAGAAGGTTGCGAGTTACCTCGGcgaagccgtcgcggcggcgggcgcgagccagGCGCAGTTGGAGGCGCGAATCGAGGAGGAGTCCGGCAAGCAGTTCTCGTGGACCACCCCACCGAACGGATACAACGCGGTGGTGACCCCGGTGCACAACCAGCAGGACATCTGCGCGTCGTGCTGGGCGTTTGTCACCGCCGATTCCGTCGCCAGCCGGTGGGCGGTGCTCAACGGCGGACAAGTTCCGGTGGAGGACATGAGCGTGAAGCAGCTGATGGCGTGCGATACCCAGGACAACGGGTGCAACACCGGCAACATGTACACCGCGTACGACTGGATCGGCGATAACGGCGGCCTCTCCTCCAGGCGGGACTACAACGACCCCAAGTACGTCAGCGCGGGACCCGAGGATGACGACACCGCGACGTGCAGGGACGACCCCGACTTGCGCCTCTCGCTGGACACCCCGGCGATGTGCGACATCAAGATGACCGGCGGTAACGTCGCGCTCATGGAagccgtgcgcggcgcggggcccATCGCCATCGGCATCAACGCCAACAACCTCCAGTTTTACGAAAGCGGCGTGatcaacgcggcgtcgtgcccccccgcgggtcgcggcATCCAGAGCATCAAccacgccgcgctgctggtGGGCTGGGGCGAGGAGAACGGCGTCAAGTACTGGCTCGTCAAGAACTCGTACGGCTTGGATTTCGGTGAGAATGGATTCTTtaggctcgagcgcgcggcgcccagcccGGACACCCTCTTCGGCACGTGCGGCTTGCTCTTCGAGTCCGTCTAccccgtcgtcatccgcgcgGGTGACCAAGCGGACGAGGGTACGCTGCGCTCGCAGTGCACGGAGGGTTCGGTGTTCAAGCAGGACTACTACCGCAACGAGGCGGACaacccgggcgccgcggcgtccgccatggccgaagccgaggcggcgctctcggcgtCGCTGGGCAAGatgagcgcgcggggagccGCGCTGGgagcggcgccgtggcgcgTGAGCGTCGCCAGGGACGTGAACCGACGGTGGGAGGGCTTAACTACGTTTGCGGCTggggcgtcgctcgtcgtcgtcgccgcggccggcgtggctctcgtcggcgcgcgactcgccgtcggtcgtcgcgagcgcgagcgggagaCGATCCCGCTCATCCGGTAA
- a CDS encoding predicted protein, which produces MALPNNFAEGLMSFKQGIKDMKRIFNPTGPGLPEADAAMVADAERLYAEATASTSDSSEETKRAHDEARFRLAWALAHSKKPGHAARAVDLLLPGAHQWCESVLPRDRRYIAAVAHFNDGDYLAARNACEESLSHDPECRQATSLLAAIEDRIAADGVIGIGALGVGAAVLGGVVATLASSRR; this is translated from the exons ATGGCGCTCCCGAACAACTTCGCCGAGGGTTTGATGTCCTTCAAGCAGGGCATCAAGGACATGAAGCGAATATTCAACCCCACCGGCCCCGGCCTACcggaggctgacgccgcgatggtcgccgacgccgagaggCTCTACGCGGAAG cgacggcgagcacgtCGGACTCCAGCGAAGAGACCaagcgcgcgcacgacgaggcgcgaTTCCGCCTCGCCTGGGCGTTGGCGCACTCCAAGAAGCCCgggcacgcggcgcgggcggtggacCTCCTGCTTCCGGGCGCGCACCAGTGGTGCGAGAGCGTTCTCCCGCGCGACAGACGATacatcgcggcggtcgcacACTTCAACGACGGCGACTatctcgccgcgcgcaacgCGTGCGAGGAGTCCCTCTCGCACGATCCCGAGTGCAGGCAGGCGACGTCGCTCCTGGCAGCCATCGAAgatcgcatcgccgcggacggagTGATCGGCATAGGGGCGctgggcgtgggcgccgcggtgctggGCGGAGTAGTGGCCACGCTGGCATCGTCCAGGCGCTGA
- a CDS encoding ATP-binding cassette superfamily ((Uup homolog/duplicated ATPase)~Alternative splicing variant 2) → MPRCRRTVLAWTTTWTARPTALDVKISQFSMQVNGQQLVEDCDIELNVGRRYGLLGVNGCGKSNLLAALANRELPVPEHVDVFHLREEAEPSDRTALDAVVDHIKLEVTRLHKLEASTLAEGGPGDERLQPIYERLEELDSAAFEARAAELLHGLGFKKDMMRRATKDMSGGWRMRVALARALFAAPALLLLDEPTNHLDLSACVWLEHHLAKYDKCLLVISHSQDFLNGVCTHIIRLTNRKLKYYTGDYDTYQKTLEAENVIQQKKHDKEQADIKHLREFIASCGTYANMMKQANSKQKILDKMEAAGLTPSPKAEKTFELAFPECRKLPPPVLPFKEVSFSYPGADVGGGRELLNGLEFGVDCDSRIALVGPNGAGKSTLLKLMTGDLTPTSGSVSRHQNLSIGRYHQHSVDVLDPASHPVEFFLQKYDHMKKPVDEWRGYLGKYGISGRLQTTPIGLLSDGQKSRLVFAMICLAEPNLLLLDEPTNHLDIEAIDSLATAINKYAGGLVLVSHDFRLIDQVAKEIWVCEDGGVTVWKDDIRAYKRKLAKAAGL, encoded by the exons atgccgaggtgCAGGCGAACGGTGCtcgcgtggacgacgacgtggaccgCACG GCCAACCGCGCTGGACGTTAAGATTTCGCAATTCTCGATGCAGGTCAACGGGCagcagctcgtcgaggactgCGACATCGAGCTCAACGTCGGCAGGCGGTACGGCTTACTGGGCGTCAACGGCTGCGGGAAGAGCAacctgctcgccgcgctcgccaaccgcgagctgcccgtCCCGGAGCACGTGGACGTCTTTCacctgcgcgaggaggcggagccgTCGGACCGCACGGCACTCGACGCGGTTGTCGACCACATCAAGCTGGAGGTGACGCGTTTGCACAAACTCGAGGCGTCCACGCTCGCTGAGGGCGGACCGGGGGACGAGCGCCTGCAGCCAATCTACGAGCGGCTCGAGGAGTTGGACTCtgccgcgttcgaggcgcgcgcggctgagCTGCTGCACGGCTTGGGTTTCAAAAAAGACATGATGCGGAGAGCCACCAAGGACATGTCCGGCGGGTGGCGcatgcgcgtcgcgctcgcgcgcgcgctcttcGCAGCGCCCGCACTTTTGCTGCTGGACGAGCCCACGAACCATTTGGATCTCAGCGCGTGCGTGTGGCTCGAGCACCATCTCGCAAAGTACGACAAGTGTCTCCTGGTGATTTCTCATTCACAGGATTTCCTCAACGGGGTGTGCACACACATCATCCGCCTCACGAACCGCAAGCTCAAGTACTACACGGGTGACTACGACACCTACCAGAAGACATTGGAGGCTGAAAACGTCATACAGCAGAAGAAGCACGACAAGGAGCAGGCGGATATCAAGCACCTTCGCGAGTTTATCGCATCCTGCGGAACATACGCCAACATGATGAAGCAGGCCAACTCCAAGCAGAAGATCCTCGACAAGATGGAAGCCGCCGGgctcacgccgtcgcccaaggcggagaagacgTTCGAGCTGGCGTTCCCGGAGTGTCGCaagctcccgccgccggtgctcCCCTTCAAGGAGGTGTCGTTTTCCTACCCCGGAGCCGACGTTGGCGGTGGGCGAGAGCTGCTGAACGGGCTGGAGTTTGGCGTCGATTGCGACTCCCgcatcgcgctcgtgggACCCAACGGCGCGGGAAAATCGACTCTGCTCAAACTCATGACCGGCGACCTGACCCCAACGTCCGGCAGCGTGAGCCGGCACCAGAACCTGTCCATCGGACGGTACCACCAGCACAGCGTGGACGTCCTCGACCCGGCGTCGCATCCCGTCGAATTTTTCCTTCAAAAGTACGACCACATGAAGAAGCCGGTGGACGAGTGGCGGGGTTACCTCGGTAAGTACGGCATCTCCGGCAGGCTCCAGACCACGCCCATAGGGCTCTTGTCGGATGGCCAGAAGTCTCGCCTGGTCTTCGCAATGATCTGCCTCGCGGAGCCCAACCTGCTGTTGCTCGACGAGCCGACGAATCATCTGGACATCGAGGCGATTgactcgctcgcgacggcgattaACAAGTACGCCGGCGGGCTGGTGCTGGTGTCGCACGACTTCAGACTGATCGACCAGGTGGCGAAGGAGATCTGGGTGTGCGAAGACGGGGGCGTGACGGTGTGGAAGGATGATATTCGCGCGTACAAGCGCAAGCTGGCGAAAGCCGCCGGCTTGTGA